A stretch of Saccharomyces eubayanus strain FM1318 chromosome III, whole genome shotgun sequence DNA encodes these proteins:
- the STE50 gene encoding Ste50p, with protein MEDEKQTMREGSNDVSPGLDVNDTILMNNEDYSQWSVDDVVTWCISTLEVEETDPLCQKLRDNDIVGDLLPELSLQDCQELCEDDLNKAIKLKILINKLRDVKLEWKDDKTQEDMVTVLKHLYTTTSAKLQEFQSQYTRLRMDVLEVMKTSSNSSPINTHGALTAAPSSSNTIIPTHDGVPLPQTEYFDTAHNRQSPSRRESPVTVFRQPSLSHTKSSFKDSKNKLPQISTNQFHSGATSTSNTPGPSPNEALKQLRASKEDSCERILKNAMKRHNLADQDWRQYVLVICYGDQERLLELNEKPVIIFKNLKQQGLHPAIMLRRRGDFEEVAMMNGSDNVTPGGRL; from the coding sequence ATGGAGGACGAGAAACAGACCATGAGGGAGGGCTCGAACGATGTCTCGCCCGGCCTGGACGTCAACGATACGATACTAATGAATAACGAAGATTATTCGCAATGGTCGGTCGATGATGTGGTTACTTGGTGTATTTCCACACTGGAGGTGGAAGAAACAGATCCGTTATGTCAGAAATTACGGGACAACGACATCGTGGGTGATCTTTTGCCGGAATTGTCCTTGCAGGATTGTCAAGAGTTATGTGAAGATGATTTGAATAAAGCTATAAAACTCAAAATATTGATCAATAAGCTGAGGGACGTCAAGTTGGAATGGAAGGACGACAAGACTCAAGAAGACATGGTGACGGTCCTGAAGCATCTGTACACTACAACTTCTGCTAAACTACAAGAATTCCAATCGCAGTATACTAGGCTGAGGATGGATGTCTTGGAGGTAATGAAGACCAGTTCGAACTCTTCGCCCATCAATACGCACGGAGCCTTGACTGCGGCGCCTTCGTCAAGCAACACAATTATACCCACCCATGACGGGGTGCCCCTACCACAAACGGAATATTTTGACACAGCTCACAACCGACAATCGCCATCAAGGAGAGAATCACCGGTAACGGTATTTAGACAGCCCAGTCTCTCTCATACCAAATCATCATTCAAGGATAGCAAGAACAAACTACCGCAAATATCTACAAACCAATTTCACTCTGGGGCAACCTCCACATCAAACACACCAGGACCGTCACCTAATGAGGCATTAAAGCAATTGCGTGCTTCTAAAGAGGACTCGTGTGAAagaatcttgaaaaatgcaaTGAAAAGACACAATTTGGCTGATCAGGATTGGAGGCAGTATGTCTTGGTCATCTGCTATGGGGATCAAGAGAGGCTGCTGGAACTGAACGAAAAGCCTGTAATCATATTCAAGAATCTAAAGCAACAGGGTTTGCACCCAGCTATTATGTTAAGGAGACGAGGcgattttgaagaagtggCAATGATGAACGGGAGCGATAACGTCACTCCTGGTGGGAGACTCTAA
- the RRP7 gene encoding Rrp7p: MGNEDINTMKNGFIVVPFRLPDHKALPKSKEASLHYMFARRHQSSNANESDCLFLVNLPLLSNIEHMKKFVGQLCEKYDTVSHVEELLYNDEFGLHEVDLSALTSDLMSTADVNEKRYTPRNTALLKFVDDASINNCWNALRKYSNLHAKHPKELFEWTYTTPSFTTFINFYKPLDIDYLKEDIHTHMMVFEQREAQAQEDVQSSIVDEDGFTLVVGKNTKSLNSIRKKILNKNPLSKHENKAKPVSNIDKKAKQDFYRFQVRERKKQEINQLLSKFKEDQERIKVMKAKRKFNPYT; this comes from the coding sequence ATGGGTAATGAAGACATCAACACCATGAAAAATGGATTTATAGTGGTGCCGTTCAGATTACCAGACCACAAGGCATTACCCAAAAGTAAAGAAGCTTCATTGCATTATATGTTTGCCAGAAGACATCAAAGCTCGAACGCCAATGAATCGgattgtttgtttttggtCAATCTACCATTATTATCCAACATAGAGcacatgaaaaaatttgttggACAGCTTTGCGAGAAATACGATACAGTATCACATGTGGAGGAATTACTATACAACGATGAGTTTGGTTTACACGAAGTGGACTTATCCGCGTTGACCTCTGACTTGATGTCTACTGCTGACGTTAACGAGAAAAGATACACACCAAGAAATACAGCTCTATTGAAATTTGTCGATGACGCAAGTATAAATAATTGTTGGAATGCTCTAAGGAAATATTCCAATTTGCATGCTAAACACCCAAAGGAACTGTTTGAGTGGACATATACCACCCCATCTTTCACCACTTTCATTAATTTCTACAAACCACTAGATATCGATTACTTGAAAGAAGACATTCACACGCATATGATGGTGTTTGAACAGCGTGAAGCTCAAGCACAAGAGGACGTTCAAAGCTCTATAGTGGATGAGGATGGGTTCACACTAGTTGTGGGAAAGAACACCAAGTCGTTGAATTCgataagaaagaaaattctgAACAAGAATCCATTATCTAAACATGAAAACAAGGCTAAGCCAGTTTCCAATATTGACAAGAAGGCAAAGCAAGATTTCTACAGGTTCCAAGTCAGAGAGCGTAAAAAGCAGGAGATCAACCAGTTGTTAAGCAAATTCAAGGAAGACCAAGAAAGAATCAAGGTAATGAAAGCCAAGAGAAAATTCAATCCATACACTTAA
- the HIS4 gene encoding trifunctional histidinol dehydrogenase/phosphoribosyl-AMP cyclohydrolase/phosphoribosyl-ATP diphosphatase: MVLPILPLIDDLASWGTKKAYASLVGQVLLDGSSLNKDEVLQFAKEEEVPLVALSLPNAKFSDDDIIAFLNNGVSSLFIASQDAKIVDHLVEELNVPKNRIVVEENGVFHNQFLVNQKFSQDRIVSIKKLTKDLLIKEVVAEVRTDRPDGLFTTLVVDQYERCLGLVYSSKESIAKAIDLGRGVYYSRSRNEIWVKGETSGNGQKLLQISTDCDSDALKFIVEQENVGFCHLETMSCFGEFKHGLVGLESLLKQRLQDAPKESYTRRLFNDPALLDAXIKEEAEELTEAKGKQEISWEAADLFYFALAKLVTNNVSLKDVENNLNMKHLKITRRKGDAKPKFVEQAKAEEEAPTGPIHLHVVNASDKEGIKKALSRPIQKTSEIMHLVNPIIENVRDRGDSALLEYTEKFDGVKLSTPVLNAPFPEEYFEGLTEEMKDALDLSIENVRKFHAAQLPKETLEVETQPGVLCSRFPRPIEKVGLYIPGGTAILPSTALMLGVPAQVAQCKEIVFASPPRKSDGKVSPEVVYVAEKVGARMIVLAGGAQAVAAMAYGTETIPKVDKVLGPGNQFVTAAKMYVQNDTQALCSIDMPAGPSEVLVIADEDADADFVASDLLSQAEHGIDSQVILVGIKLSEKKIQEIQDAVHDQAMQLPRVDIVRKCIAHSTIILCDGYEEALEMSNKYAPEHLILQIANANDYVKLVDNAGSVFVGAYTPESCGDYSSGTNHTLPTYGYARQYSGANTATFQKFITAQNITPEGLENIGRAVMCVAKKEGLDGHRNAVKIRMSKLGLIPKDFQ; the protein is encoded by the coding sequence atggtgtTACCAATTCTACCGTTGATTGATGACCTGGCCTCATGGGGCACCAAGAAGGCATACGCTTCCCTTGTTGGTCAAGTGCTCCTGGATGGTTCGAGCCTAAACAAAGACGAGGTTCTCCAATTTGCCAAGGAGGAAGAGGTGCCTTTGGTGGCCTTGTCCTTGCCAAATGCCAAGTTcagtgatgatgatatcaTTGCCTTTTTGAACAATGGGGTgtcttctcttttcattgcAAGCCAAGATGCTAAGATTGTCGATCACTTGGTTGAAGAGTTGAATGTGCCAAAGAACCGTATAGTCGTGGAAGAAAATGGTGTCTTTCACAATCAATTTTTAGTGAACCAAAAGTTTTCGCAAGATAGAATCGTGTccataaagaaattgaccAAGGATTTGTTGATTAAAGAAGTGGTCGCTGAAGTACGCACCGATCGTCCCGATGGTTTGTTCACCACACTGGTGGTCGACCAGTACGAGCGTTGTTTAGGGTTAGTATACTCTTCAAAGGAATCTATAGCAAAAGCCATTGACCTAGGTCGTGGTGTTTATTATTCTCGTTCTAGAAATGAAATCTGGGTTAAAGGTGAGACTTCCGGCAATGGTCAAAAACTTTTGCAAATCTCTACCGATTGCGATTCTGATGCTTTGAAGTTTATTGTTGAGCAAGAAAACGTTGGATTTTGCCACTTGGAGACCATGTCTTGCTTTGGCGAATTCAAGCATGGTTTGGTTGGATTAGAGTCTTTACTAAAACAAAGATTACAAGACGCTCCAAAAGAATCTTATACTAGAAGGTTATTCAACGATCCCGCACTATTGGATGCCARgatcaaagaagaagccgAAGAACTGACCGAGGCAAAGggcaaacaagaaatatcTTGGGAAGCTGCCGACTTGTTTTACTTTGCATTGGCCAAATTAGTAACCAATAACGTTTCATTGAaggatgttgaaaataatttaAATATGAAGCACTTAAAGATTACAAGAAGGAAAGGTGATGCTAAACCAAAGTTTGTGGAACAAGCCAAAGCTGAAGAGGAAGCACCAACCGGTCCAATTCACTTACACGTGGTAAATGCCTCTGACAAAGAAGGTATCAAGAAGGCCTTGAGCAGACCAATCCAAAAGACTTCTGAAATTATGCATTTAGTCAATCCAATCATTGAGAATGTTAGAGATAGAGGTGACTCTGCTCTATTAGAGTACactgaaaaattcgatGGTGTCAAATTGTCTACACCTGTGTTGAATGCACCATTCCCAGAAGAGTATTTCGAAGGCTTAACTGAGGAAATGAAAGACGCTTTGGATTTATCCATTGAAAATGTTCGTAAATTTCATGCTGCTCAACTGCCCAAGGAGACTCTTGAAGTGGAAACCCAACCCGGTGTTCTATGTTCCAGATTCCCTCGTcctattgaaaaagtcGGTTTATATATCCCAGGTGGTACTGCTATCTTGCCAAGTACTGCCTTAATGCTTGGTGTTCCAGCTCAAGTAGCCCAATGTAAGGAAATTGTCTTCGCTTCTCCACCAAGAAAATCCGATGGTAAGGTTTCACCTGAAGTCGTTTATGTTGCAGAAAAGGTCGGTGCTCGTATGATTGTCCTAGCCGGTGGTGCTCAAGCCGTTGCTGCTATGGCATATGGTACTGAAACCATTCCTAAAGTGGACAAGGTTTTGGGTCCAGGTAATCAATTTGTCACTGCTGCCAAGATGTATGTTCAAAATGATACACAAGCTCTATGTTCGATTGATATGCCTGCTGGTCCAAGTGAAGTTCTAGTCATTGCTGATGAAGATGCAGATGCAGATTTTGTGGCTAGTGATTTACTATCACAAGCTGAACACGGTATTGACTCCCAAGTTATCCTTGTTGGTATCAAGTTGAGCGAAAAGAAGATAcaagaaattcaagatGCCGTCCACGATCAAGCTATGCAACTGCCACGTGTAGATATTGTTCGCAAATGTATCGCTCATAGTACAATCATTCTTTGCGATGGTTATGAGGAAGCTCTCGAAATGTCCAACAAATATGCACCAGAACATTTGATTCTTCAAATCGCCAATGCTAACGACTACGTTAAACTGGTTGACAACGCAGGTTCCGTGTTTGTGGGTGCTTACACTCCAGAATCGTGTGGTGATTATTCAAGTGGTACTAACCACACTTTACCAACATACGGTTATGCTAGACAATACAGTGGTGCCAACACTGCAaccttccaaaaattcatcACTGCTCAAAACATCACACCTGAGGGTCTAGAAAACATCGGTAGAGCTGTCATGTGTGTTGCCAAGAAGGAAGGTTTGGATGGTCACAGAAACGCTGTGAAAATTAGAATGAGTAAGCTTGGGTTGATCCCAAAGGACTTCCAGTAG
- the BIK1 gene encoding Bik1p → MDRYQRKIGCIIQIPNLGRGQLKYVGPVDTKAGMFAGVDLLANIGKNDGSFMGRKYFDTEYPQSGLFIQLQKVASLIEKASISQTSRRTTMEPLSIPKNRSITRLTNQFSPMDDPKSPTPMRSFRITSRNSGNHQQTTDQEAPDHRQQEPIHDNGDDRMEIDSIVSSERKTPHNNGNDWKASNSHVNDHNSNEVTIELREAQLTIEKLQRKQLHYKRLLDDQRMVLEEVQPTFDRYEATIQDREREIDELKQQLELEHRQQAKQKQFFDAENEQLLAVVSQLHEEIKENEERNIAHNQPTDSSEDIELLKRQVEQLRSIEDQFELHKTKWAKEREQLKMHNDSLSKEYQNLSKELFSTKPQDSSSSEEVAALTKSLEEANERIKQLEQAQDHPTVESLPIFDPPAPVDSTAGRQQWCEHCDTMGHMTAECPHHDPDNQQFF, encoded by the coding sequence ATGGATAGATaccaaaggaaaatagGATGTATCATACAGATCCCCAACTTGGGGAGGGGACAGCTGAAGTACGTGGGCCCAGTGGACACGAAAGCTGGAATGTTTGCCGGTGTGGATCTGTTGGCCAACATTGGTAAGAATGACGGGTCTTTCATGGGGAGGAAGTACTTTGACACAGAATATCCTCAAAGTGGACTGTTTATTCAACTGCAAAAAGTGGCATCTCTGATCGAAAAGGCATCGATATCGCAAACTTCAAGAAGAACCACGATGGAACCGTTATCGATACCTAAGAACAGATCCATCACAAGGCTTACGAACCAGTTTTCGCCCATGGACGATCCCAAATCCCCCACACCGATGAGGAGTTTCCGGATCACTAGTCGAAACAGTGGCAACCACCAACAGACGACGGATCAAGAGGCGCCGGATCATCGCCAACAGGAACCCATTCACGATAACGGAGATGACAGGATGGAGATCGACTCTATCGTATCGTCCGAGAGAAAGACCCCCCATAACAACGGCAACGACTGGAAAGCAAGCAACAGCCATGTGAACGATCATAATAGCAACGAGGTTACCATAGAATTACGAGAGGCTCAATTGACCATCGAAAAGTTACAGAGGAAACAACTGCACTACAAAAGACTACTAGACGACCAAAGAATGGTCCTTGAAGAAGTACAGCCAACATTTGATAGATATGAAGCCACGATACAAGAtagagaaagagagatCGACGAACTCAAACAGCAATTGGAGCTCGAACACAGACAACAAGCCAAACAAAAGCAGTTTTTCGACGCTGAGAATGAGCAACTGCTTGCTGTCGTAAGCCAACTGCACGAAGagatcaaagaaaatgaggaAAGAAACATTGCCCACAACCAACCCACCGACAGCAGCGAAGATATCGAACTCCTGAAGAGGCAAGTGGAGCAGCTACGTAGTATAGAAGACCAATTCGAGTTGCACAAGACGAAATGGGCCAAGGAACGCGAGCAATTGAAAATGCATAACGACTCATTAAGCAAAGAATACCAAAACTTGAGTAAGGAATTATTCTCGACCAAACCACAGGACTCCTCCTCATCGGAAGAGGTGGCAGCCTTAACGAAAAGTCTTGAAGAGGCCAACGAAAGGATCAAACAGTTGGAACAGGCTCAAGACCATCCAACCGTGGAATCCTTACCCATTTTCGATCCCCCTGCACCGGTGGATTCCACGGCTGGAAGACAACAGTGGTGTGAGCATTGTGATACAATGGGCCATATGACAGCCGAGTGCCCCCACCATGACCCTGACAACCAACAGTTCTTTTAA
- the RNQ1 gene encoding prion domain-containing protein RNQ1 — protein sequence MDTDKLISEAESHFSQGNHAEAVAKLTSAAQSNPDSQQMSTIESLIQKIGGYVMENRSGGEDASQDRAVGGGSSFMSTLMSDSKGSSQSQLGKLALLATVMTHSSSSSNSSRGFDVGTVMSMLSGSGSGSQSMGASGLALLASQFFKSGNSSQSQGQGQGQGQGQGSFTGLASLASSFMNSNNGKQQGQSQGSGGSSFGALASMATSFMHSDSNQNSNGAQQGYNQSNQNNNQNSNYQNNQGHNNQQYQGGNGGQQQQGQSGTFSSLASMAQSYLGGQTQSNQQQYNQQGQNQQQQYQQQGQNQQYQQQGQQQQQGHSGSFSALASMASSYLGNNQNSNSNSNSNSNSNSGGQHQSNEYGRPQYGGNQNSNGNGNDSFNFSGNFSQQNHNGNQNRY from the coding sequence ATGGATACTGATAAGCTAATCTCGGAGGCTGAGTCTCATTTTTCCCAAGGCAATCATGCAGAAGCTGTTGCGAAGTTAACCTCTGCAGCACAATCGAACCCCGATAGCCAACAAATGTCGACTATTGAATCACTAATTCAGAAAATTGGTGGGTATGTCATGGAGAACCGTAGCGGTGGTGAAGACGCCTCACAAGACCGTGCTGTTGGCGGTGGCTCGTCCTTTATGAGCACGTTGATGTCAGACTCGAAGGGTTCTTCTCAATCCCAACTGGGTAAACTGGCTTTGTTGGCTACTGTGATGACGCATTCGTCAAGCAGCAGCAATTCTAGCAGGGGGTTCGACGTGGGCACCGTGATGTCGATGTTAAGTGGCTCCGGTAGTGGAAGCCAAAGCATGGGTGCTTCTGGGCTGGCTCTCTTGGCTTCCCAGTTTTTCAAGTCAGGAAACAGCTCCCAAAGTCAAGGTCAAGGTCAAGGTCAAGGTCAAGGTCAAGGCTCTTTCACTGGATTGGCGTCTCTAGCCTCATCCTTCATGAATTCCAACAATGGGAAGCAACAAGGCCAAAGTCAAGGGTCCGGTGGCTCGTCATTTGGTGCGTTGGCCTCCATGGCAACCTCTTTCATGCATTCTGATAGTAACCAGAACTCCAACGGTGCCCAGCAAGGCTACAACCAATCTAACCAGAACAATAATCAGAATTCCAACTACCAAAACAATCAAGGTCACAATAACCAACAGTACCAAGGTGGTAACGGTggtcaacaacaacaaggcCAATCCGGTACTTTTTCCTCATTGGCGTCCATGGCTCAATCTTACCTAGGTGGACAAACTCAGTCCAACCAGCAACAGTATAACCAGCAAGGTCAAAAtcaacagcagcaataCCAGCAACAAGGTCAAAACCAGCAATATCAACAACAAGgccaacaacagcaacaggGTCACTCGGGTTCATTCTCGGCGCTGGCTTCCATGGCTAGTTCCTACTTGGGCAACAACCAGAACTCTAACTCTAACTCGAACTCGAACTCGAACTCGAACTCGGGTGGCCAACACCAATCCAACGAGTATGGGAGACCACAATACGGTGGCAACCAGAACTCTAACGGCAACGGCAACGATTCTTTCAACTTCTCTGGTAATTTTTCCCAACAGAACCACAATGGTAACCAGAACCGTTATTAA
- the FUS1 gene encoding Fus1p, which translates to MMDTTTTVMTTVFRRSSSVVNSISSHISSSTSAATPTTTTTATSLYSAPSNLLFSNVAAQPKSSSASTIGLSIGLPIGIFCFGLLVLLCYFYARRNSMSISNTPMSATIPSEGGGPHRHSNWFSRMFRQPGTEHKNFYSGANRDLEKYNDTQWIAGDNMSSKIQYKISRPIIPQHILTPKKTVKKPYSWSDKNVSLDPNANDGEEEKFVDTFLYTKPPNIFHIESKMPSFSDLPSQKTVSSNRKPPLKTADKWNYESPLSRWFLRGSTYFKDYALSKTSLKTPAVAPQLKQMKILSRISKGYLNESDLLQDERSPILEYHNTALHPTCSLNDVGNTTPDSQGTSYRISNIDLITAKSNSVIYGTIGQQTLEVNDRINGNTSIDKHEMVIPTISKPHKKRKKRRQSKMYLSRSKPLPLTPTTKSNEDPSIQLGRTYTVIQDYEPRLTDEISISLGEKVKILATHTDGWCLVEKCTPRNGRVHVSIDDKRYLNEDRGIVPGDCLQEYD; encoded by the coding sequence ATGATGGACACGACAACAACTGTGATGACTACAGTGTTCAGAAGGTCTAGTTCAGTCGTGAACTCTATATCTTCACACATTTCCTCTTCCACGAGCGCAGCAACACCAACGACAACAACGACAGCGACATCTCTGTATTCTGCACCGTCTAATCTTTTATTCTCTAATGTTGCGGCTCAGCCGAAATCGTCCTCCGCAAGTACGATTGGGCTCTCGATCGGGCTACCCATTGGCATATTCTGTTTTGGATTGCTTGTGCTTTTGTGTTATTTTTACGCCAGGAGAAATTCCATGTCTATCTCAAACACACCGATGTCAGCCACGATCCCAAGCGAAGGAGGAGGTCCCCATCGGCACAGTAACTGGTTCTCACGGATGTTTAGGCAGCCTGGCACCGAGCACAAGAATTTTTATTCTGGCGCTAACCGTGATCTCGAGAAATACAACGATACCCAATGGATAGCTGGGGACAATATGTCCTCTAAGATCCAGTACAAAATATCTAGGCCTATAATACCGCAACATATACTGACACCCAAGAAAACAGTCAAGAAACCGTACTCGTGGTCTGACAAGAACGTGTCGTTGGACCCCAATGCCAATGATGGCgaagaggaaaaatttGTGGACACCTTTCTATACACTAAACCACCGAATATTTTCCATATTGAATCCAAGATGCCCTCGTTTAGTGATTTACCTTCCCAGAAaacagtttcttcaaacaGGAAACCCCCTTTGAAAACGGCCGACAAGTGGAACTATGAATCCCCATTATCCAGATGGTTTTTGAGGGGCTCCACGTATTTCAAGGACTACGCCTTATCAAAGACGTCTCTAAAGACGCCAGCTGTGGCTCCACAGCTGAAACAAATGAAGATACTTTCCAGAATAAGCAAGGGGTATTTAAACGAATCAGATCTCTTGCAGGATGAGCGATCGCCCATCCTGGAGTATCATAATACTGCCTTACATCCAACCTGCAGTCTAAATGACGTGGGTAATACCACACCGGATTCGCAAGGCACATCTTATCGCATCAGCAACATCGATCTAATCACAGCAAAGTCTAATTCGGTGATATACGGGACCATTGGCCAACAAACGTTGGAGGTCAACGACCGTATCAATGGCAATACTAGCATTGATAAACACGAGATGGTGATACCcacaatttcaaaaccacacaagaaaagaaaaaagagaaggcAAAGTAAGATGTACCTGTCACGCTCCAAACCGTTACCGCTAACTCCGACCACCAAATCCAACGAGGATCCCAGTATCCAACTGGGGAGAACCTACACAGTTATTCAAGATTATGAACCTAGACTGACAGACGAGATAAGTATCTCGCTGGGCgaaaaagtcaaaattCTAGCCACCCATACTGATGGATGGTGTCTCGTGGAGAAGTGCACTCCACGTAATGGTCGTGTCCACGTCAGTATTGACGATAAAAGATACCTGAATGAAGATAGAGGTATTGTGCCTGGTGATTGTCTCCAAGAATACgattaa
- a CDS encoding nitroreductase family protein, producing MSVVGTYLKTLTARRTIYALKPELPGEITIKDIQSVVQTIIKETPTAFNSQPNRAIILTGEAHRKVWGQVTDGIESPDGKKRPASARDEAFGSVIFFTDDKVTEKLKADFPAYAAAFPSFADHTSGAAQINSWVALEAMGLGGHLQHYNGYVKAALPGKIPQSWTVQAQLVFGTPAAPPAEKTYIKNDVEVFN from the coding sequence aTGTCTGTTGTTGGAAcgtatttgaaaactttaacGGCTCGTCGTACCATCTACGCTTTAAAGCCGGAACTACCTGGTGAGATCACCATCAAAGACATCCAGTCTGTTGTTCAGACTATCATCAAAGAAACCCCAACTGCTTTCAATTCCCAGCCAAACCGTGCCATCATTTTAACTGGTGAAGCTCACAGAAAGGTCTGGGGCCAAGTGACCGACGGTATCGAGAGTCCCGACGGCAAGAAGAGACCTGCTTCAGCAAGAGACGAAGCCTTCGGTTCCGTGATATTCTTCACCGATGATAAGGTGACTGAAAAGTTAAAGGCGGACTTCCCAGCTTACGCAGCTGCATTCCCAAGTTTCGCCGACCACACTTCCGGTGCTGCTCAGATCAATTCGTGGGTCGCTTTGGAAGCCATGGGTTTGGGCGGTCATCTACAACACTACAACGGCTACGTCAAGGCCGCCTTACCGGGCAAGATCCCCCAATCTTGGACCGTTCAAGCTCAATTGGTCTTCGGTACTCCAGCTGCTCCTCCCGCTGAAAAGACCTATATCAAAAACGATGTTGAAGTGTTCAATTAG
- the AGP1 gene encoding amino acid transporter AGP1 — MSSSTSPYELKDLKNSSTEVHATEQENEIEYFESGSNDRPSQQPHLDYEQHNTSAVRRFLDSFKRADRDEEQEVEATQMNDLTSAISPSSRQPHELEKDETTDKIAPHTGHKSDSLKKTIQPRHVLMIALGTGIGTGLLVGNGTALVHAGPAGLLIGYAIMGSILYCIIQACGEMALVYSNLTGGYNAYPSFLVDDGFGFAVAWVYCLQWLCVCPLELVTASMTIKYWTTSVNPDVFVIIFYVLVITINIFGARGYAEAEFFFNCCKILMMTGFFILGIIIDVGGAGNDGFIGGKYWHEPGAFNGVHSIDRFKGVVATLVTAAFAFGGSEFIAITTAEQSNPRKAIPSAAKQMIYRILFLFLATIIIVGFLVPYNSDQLLGSGGGGTKASPYVIAIASHGVRVAPHFVNAVILLSVLSMANSSFYSSARLFLTLSEQGYAPKVFSYIDRAGRPLIAMCVSALFAVIAFCAASPKEEQVFTWLLAISGLSQLFTWTAICLSHVRFRRAMKVQGRSLGELGFKSQTGVWGSIYACVMMILILIGQFWVAIAPIGEGKLDAQAFFENYLAMPILIALYVGYKCWNKDWKLFIRADKIDLNSHRQVFDEELIKQEDDEYRERLRTGPAWKRVLAFWC, encoded by the coding sequence ATGTCCTCGTCGACGTCGCCATACGAACTGAaggacttgaaaaatagcTCGACTGAAGTACATGCCACGGAGCAAGAGAACGAAATCGAGTATTTCGAATCCGGGTCTAATGACCGTCCCTCGCAGCAGCCACACTTGGACTACGAGCAACACAACACCTCTGCCGTGCGTCGGTTCCTCGACTCCTTCAAGAGGGCCGACAGGGACGAAGAGCAGGAGGTAGAAGCTACACAGATGAACGATCTCACGTCGGCCATTTCGCCCTCGTCTAGACAACCYCACGAGCTGGAGAAGGATGAGACCACTGACAAGATAGCACCTCACACGGGCCACAAATCCGACTCGTTGAAGAAGACTATTCAGCCCAGACACGTGCTTATGATTGCTCTGGGTACCGGGATCGGTACCGGGCTGCTGGTGGGTAACGGTACAGCGCTGGTGCATGCGGGCCCCGCTGGGCTGCTCATCGGTTACGCCATCATGGGTTCTATTCTGTACTGCATCATCCAGGCGTGTGGTGAGATGGCCCTCGTTTACAGCAACCTGACTGGTGGGTACAATGCATACCCCAGTTTCCTGGTGGACGACGGGTTCGGGTTCGCCGTTGCGTGGGTTTACTGTCTACAATGGTTATGTGTGTGTCCGCTGGAGCTGGTCACGGCGTCCATGACCATCAAGTACTGGACGACGTCCGTGAACCCGGacgtcttcgtcatcatcttctatGTCCTGGTCATCACTATTAACATTTTCGGCGCTCGTGGTTACGCAGAGGCcgaattcttcttcaactgcTGTAAAATCCTCATGATGACCGGGTTCTTCATTCTCGGGATCATCATCGATGTCGGTGGAGCCGGAAACGACGGTTTCATTGGTGGCAAGTACTGGCACGAACCGGGTGCGTTCAACGGTGTACACTCCATTGACAGATTCAAAGGTGTCGTCGCCACTCTGGTCACCGCTGCCTTTGCCTTTGGTGGTTCCGAATTCATCGCCATCACCACTGCCGAACAGTCCAACCCAAGAAAGGCCATTCCAAGTGCCGCCAAGCAAATGATCTACAGAATCCTGTTCCTGTTCCTGGCcaccatcatcattgtGGGTTTCCTGGTGCCATACAACTCCGACCAACTATTGGGTTCCGGCGGTGGTGGTACCAAGGCTTCCCCATACGTTATTGCCATCGCATCCCACGGTGTTCGTGTGGCCCCACATTTCGTCAACGCCGTTATCCTACTATCGGTCCTATCCATGGCTAACTCCTCTTTCTACTCCAGTGCTCGTTTGTTCCTAACTTTGTCCGAGCAAGGTTACGCCCCCAAGGTCTTTTCCTACATTGACAGAGCCGGTAGACCTTTGATTGCTATGTGTGTCTCCGCATTGTTTGCCGTGATTGCCTTCTGTGCAGCATCCCCCAAGGAAGAACAGGTGTTCACTTGGTTGTTAGCCATTTCCGGTCTATCCCAACTTTTCACGTGGACTGCCATTTGTCTATCTCACGTCAGATTCAGAAGGGCCATGAAAGTTCAAGGCAGATCCTTGGGTGAATTGGGTTTCAAATCTCAAACTGGTGTTTGGGGCTCCATTTACGCTTGTGTCATGATGATCTTGATTCTTATTGGCCAATTCTGGGTCGCCATCGCCCCTATCGGCGAAGGTAAGCTGGATGCTCAAGCCTTTTTCGAGAACTACCTGGCCATGCCGATCCTGATTGCACTATACGTAGGTTACAAATGCTGGAACAAGGATTGGAAACTGTTCATCAGAGCCGACAAGATCGATTTGAACTCTCACAGACAAGTCTTCGACGAAGAATTaatcaaacaagaagatgacgaatATAGAGAACGTTTGAGAACCGGCCCTGCCTGGAAAAGGGTCCTGGCCTTCTGGTGTTAA